The DNA region GACAGCTAAATTTCTTAACTGCTCAGCTGTTGAAATGTTAAGAAAATTAGATTTAATTCTGGTTCAGAGCTTTGGTGCATACAAATTGATGCAAGTTAATTCACACAATGGATATAACTGAAAAAAAAGATGATTTATCCTCTATGTGAAGTTCCAATTAATTCTAGGATTTATTGATCACATTATTGCTGCTGATGTGAGCTGATTTTTTAGCAGTGGTGAATTACTATGTGTTTGTACTGAAATCAATCAAAAATTGTATATTCTGGGCATTGTACTCCCGCATACAATCTTGCAACTGTGAACTTGAAAATATGCTAGGATTTATGTTTCAATCCTAGCATATTCCAGATCTGTCTGTTAATACTCAATAGTCGATGGAAGGACACatcagggaaggggagaggatggtAATGGttttcttggtgctttttttaaaGTAAGATTTTACAGCGTCATTTTCAGTACAACCTTATCATGTTATGCTTCAATTTCttaggaatttagtttagtttcgttttagtttagagggataacgcggaaacagtcccttctgcccaccgtgtctgcgccgaccagcgatccccgcacattaacactatccaacacacactggggaccatttacacagacaccaagccaattaaccgacctaactgtacgtctttggattgttggaggaaacagaagatcttggagaaaacccatgcgatcacgttGAGATCGCACAAACTCtgaacggacagcacccgtaatcgggattgaaccgggtctccggcgctgcaagcgctgtaaggcagcaactctaccactgcgccaccgtgccaccccaagaatATAACTTGACATGATTCCCTGTTTCTCTTCCATTTTTTACGCTTTACCATTTAAAGTTCACTTCCTCTCCTTGTTCCTCTTCCCTAAGTGCAAAATCACGCATTTCTCCACCACAACATTAAGTAACTGTACTTTGGATGTCCCTGTCAAACTAAATTTGCTACTTTGATAAATTAATTCAGATATTCTAATTAAGAATGTTACTTTCTTAATGTGCTCTCCCTATGTTCTGTCCTTCAATCCAGATTCACTGAAGCAAAGTGACGTTTAATGTTGGAGACATTCTGGGCCCTCGTCACTCAGTTCCATTTAAGCCAAATTTACGTGGATGCTCTACtgaacgtaaacaggcccttcagaccactgagTTTATGCCAATCACCAAACATACCATTATACTAATctgattttattctccccataggCAAGACCagcaaagggcggatgagctcctagtgagccattcttacatagcattgtaaggcacggTGCcctttgatgttttcaacgatgatgatgatgatattcaCATAAATTCCTATTTGTCCCCAAGATTCTACCAACTCATCTACACACTCGAGGCTATTtacaatggccataactttccAACCCACATGTTTGAGAGATTTGGGGGGAAACCAgcacagtcacaggtagaataCATAGacaaaactccacatggacagaaccagaggttaggattgaatGCAATTCagcagagctgtgaggcagtaactcgatttgctgcaccactctgccatccTATACTGACTATTAAGTCTACTGATCTTTACAACAGGCTGGGATTGGACTACTGCCAGGTGTATAAGAGTGGGCCTAGGATTTAAATAATCATCACATCTCCAGTAGTCCTTTCAGCACTCAACTTGTTTCATAAAAATTCAGTTCAGAGCCCCTTGGATTTTCATGGCATGCTGGAACAGCAGGTTCGGACATTTTTGGTATAAATAGgtcaggtctcgacctgaaacgtgacacattccttccatccagagatgctgcctgtcccagtgagttactccagcattttgtgtctatctgcaagctATTATTAGACTTTAGTGAGATGGCTTCATCTCTTAATCCCCTTTCCATATTCTGAACTCACTGATTTGTCTGGTGTCGGGCTGCATCTTATTTAGGATTCCTTCATCATTACTACACTGATACTAATCTTAAACAAGTCTTTAACACTTTTCCTGTGGTGAACAGAATCTTTCTCTATCTTTAAATCTCGTACAGAGGAAGATTTACAGTGTATGCACAAGTTAGTAACAGAAGttaagttattaatttattgatctgTTCTCATTACTATGTATTAGCTGGGTGTATTGTATTTAGagccctgttaagctgctgcaggtaagaatgttgttgttctgttgttggtacattCTGTATGACGACTCTCTTGTCTCTTGACATTCTTGACCATTTACGCTCACATTTAATTGCTGCCGGGGTGGTAAATCACAGCTGATTAGAACAAGTAATACTGTGTATTAAGTAAAATGCAGAATAGAATGAGCTGGCAATATAATTCCCATTTTAAAGTCACGATTGTATGTCAGTTTATATTTGGGTAAAAAATGCTTGAATTAATGGACGTAATGGATATTTCTCTTATTCTTTTGCAGGTAACGCATTTGTTGTAAGCTTGGCGTTTGCTGATCTTGTGGTGGCTGTGTATCCGTATCCACTGATACTCTTTGCAATTTTTCACAATGGATGGTTCCTCGGTGATATTCATTGTAAACTAAGTGGCTTTTTGATGGGTCTAAGTGTAATAGGATCCATTTTCAACGTCACAGCAATTGCAATTAACAGATATTGCTACATCTGTCACAGTCTGACTTATGACAAACTATACAGCTGTCGAAACACAATGATATTTGTGTTTCTCATTTGGGCATTGACTGTGGTTGCATTAATACCTAATTTCTTTGTTGGATCGATACAGTATGATGCCCGTGTCTACTCCTGTACGTTTACTCAGACGATTAGTTCTTCTTATACCATTGCTGTGGTGATCATTCACTTCCTAGTTCCTATCACAGTTGTGTCATTCTGTTACCTGCAAATCTGGATTTTGGTTATCCAAGTAAGAAGACGTGTCAAAACGGACATGGGACCAAGGCTAAAGCAGAGTGACTTCAGAAACTTTCTGACCATGTTTGTGGTGTTTGTGTTGTTTGCATTTTGCTGGGCGCCCCTAAACTTCATTGGCCTGGCTGTGGCTATAAACCCACAGAAGATTGCACCAAAAATTCCAGAGTGGTTATTTGTCCTCAGTTACTTCATGGCCTACTTTAACAGTTGCCTTGATGCAATTATATATGGACTGATGAACCAAAACTTCAGAAAAGAATATAAAAGAATCATAATGTCCTTGTCGACACCACGCCTTTTGTTTCAAGATACATCACGAGGAGGAACTGAGGCAATGAAGACTAAACCATCACCTGTATTAAATAACAATGATTAGGTTAAAGCAAACTCTTTGTAAAATCAATTTACTGCTCTGCAATTTCAAATTATTTCTGTTCAAATTTCTACCTTGTTGAAAAACAGCAAAATGTGTTCTTTCActgtattttttttgttgttgaaagtACTATTAGACAGTTATGATTTTACTGCAGATTATTGAGATGATGAATGGTTCTTATAGTTGATGGTGTTGAGCAGGGACTGGCATTCTATTACTACAGTTTTGAAATCTCAGcacaatatgtttcaataaatgaaGGAAAAATTCTGGTCACCAGTCACTCAATCTTCCCCACAATCTTGCCAAAGTATTTTTTTTGCCCAATGAACACACCAGCCCACGTATATACTAACTTCAGGAATATTCCTTTTAGATAGTATGTATACCTCATATTTGCACAGTTTATAAGGGTTTCTGTGGAATTTATGTTGGTGAACACTTGTGATTGTCCACTTCCATGGTGTATACTTGATACAAGTTGAACACTGCTGTGCAGTATAATGGGCAAGTCTGGAGTAATGAGATTATATATTTTGTACATGAGCTGAATTAAACTTATGTCTGTTTTGTGCAGTTCCATGGTGCCATTGATATAACAAATCTTTAAGTGTATTTGCACGTACGTTCACGTAACTAAACCTTAATGCAATAGCATTGCAGATCATTGTTAATTTTAATTGCAGTTTTTGGTGACAAGATTAGGAAAAATGCAAATGCTAAAGAACTGATGCAATcaccaaataaatatttttactttaattgacatcaatgaaaaaaaatcaagaaaagTGAGAGGAGAAGAGACGATGAACAAGATTATATTGATTGCTTTTCAATGTGACCAAAGCTCAAAATGACTGAAAACAACCCAACAAGCAATCTGTAGGAGATATTCTGGGGTTCTGGGGGTGGACCAGCAACTGgacagggggcgggggggggggggggggggtgggggggagggggggtgggggggggggggggggggggaggggggggggggggggggggggagggggggggggggggggggggcggggggggggagggggggggggggaaaggggggggggtgaaagaggaAAGGAactgtcaatgttttgggtcaaaatctttcatcagaacattCCTCACcgtccacaggtgctgcttgtcctcttgaattcttccagcagtctgtgtgttgctccagattccatcatTTGCCGTCTCATATCTGTAACAATATACAATCCATTTATCTATATTTTGGACCACGCAAAAGTCACAGAAAGACAGTTAATTAAGGAAGGGGATACTGATGGAATTTAGCTGATCATAAATGATCataatagaaattaagtgcaatcAACTGAATACCTTAAATACAAAGTAGATCACTTATCATGTGCTAATCATTTTCTGAAATGTTATATGATATATTATTTGCATGAACAATTATTGACAATAAGCGATCATAAAATAGTTTGCTAGAGTTGATTCTAAATTATAAAATGCAGAAAGTTGATTATTTGTCCACCTCAGTAAATATGAATGACGTCACGTTCTCTTTGTGATTTTAGCAGTAATCTGAATGGCAATTATAATCTATTTTTTGCATTTCACAGTCATCATGTGTAATGTCTGGAAATCTCATTTACAAATTTCCTATGTCCCTATACTTGTTTCAACTCCTGATGACTACAGTGCACAAAGTAAGTACTTTTCATTGTGTAATGCAATGAATTAGATGTAATTCTCCTAAAATCATCTGTAGTTTTTGTAGAGTGAGAAGAAAATTAATTTTCAACCATGCAATTGTTTTATATAAACATTGTGCAAATATAATTGTTTAATTATCATTGGCAGTTTAAAAGGCATTCAATGACACTAAACAAAATTTTAAGGCGTTAGAAAATTTGTATTTTCCCActcagaaacagaagaaacacatTCACAAGAGTTTTGAGGTGATTGCTCAGATTCTGACTGCTGAACTACATATCTCCTGCAACAGTTGATATTTATCACTGTGTTTCAATATAAGTGCTCCCAAGAATAAAACAATCAGCATTCATACCCTGGCCACGATCTAATTATGTAATTAAATAACAGAGCCAAAACCGATATTTTTTGTATATATCCGATACAGatgcaccaccgattttccagcaactgctggTCCAGCACCTCCTTGCATCTAAACAAAATGATGATAGTGCACTtgaattcccctccccccccacctccattaTTTGGCATGTAGGCCAGATGAGGAACTCGACTTCATCAGGACATGCGTGCCGATCAGCAGATCAAATTTGTCCCCTGCACCCAGGGCTCTGAAGCCGGCAGATCGATTCCCATAGATAGCTTCCGTGAACAAGCTGCAGGTCAATATTACTCCCTGTGGCTGAGGCACTGGCATTCGGGCCAGGCCAAGACTGGTAGATCTGGTACATTTGGTCTCCTCTCGGATgcggtgacctctgttggtccagcaatatGTACAGTATATTCCTGTAAGGCTCAAGAACCAAGGTTGCCAAAGAATTGGTGTTggacttattgtctattgacctgtacTTTGTAGAAAATTGatgttttagattttttttcttatttgtTTTGTTGCTCTGTCCTGCTATGTTTTTTTTGggaaaataaatctgttttttcGAACATGTACTTTCACATTTGCAGTTGCGTACACGTTCTAAAATTGCCCGATAAATCA from Leucoraja erinacea ecotype New England chromosome 6, Leri_hhj_1, whole genome shotgun sequence includes:
- the LOC129698256 gene encoding LOW QUALITY PROTEIN: melatonin receptor type 1B-like (The sequence of the model RefSeq protein was modified relative to this genomic sequence to represent the inferred CDS: substituted 1 base at 1 genomic stop codon), giving the protein MPENVSVRNYSAFAPSPALEGSPRPAWAVTALSSVLIFTTAVDILGNFLVIMAVFRNKKLRNTGNAFVVSLAFADLVVAVYPYPLILFAIFHNGWFLGDIHCKLSGFLMGLSVIGSIFNVTAIAINRYCYICHSLTYDKLYSCRNTMIFVFLIWALTVVALIPNFFVGSIQYDARVYSCTFTQTISSSYTIAVVIIHFLVPITVVSFCYLQIWILVIQVRRRVKTDMGPRLKQSDFRNFLTMFVVFVLFAFCWAPLNFIGLAVAINPQKIAPKIPEWLFVLSYFMAYFNSCLDAIIYGLMNQNFRKEYKRIIMSLSTPRLLFQDTSRGGTEAMKTKPSPVLNNNDXVKANSL